One window of Streptomyces sp. NBC_00273 genomic DNA carries:
- a CDS encoding PPOX class F420-dependent oxidoreductase, whose amino-acid sequence MAKKMTQEEWRAFVSHSTRTGKLSTVREDGSPHIAPIWFVLDGDSFVFNTGKDTVKGRNLARDGRVALCVDDDRPPFSFVVLQGRAEISGYTDGADELLAWATRIGARYMGEERAESFGRRNAVPTELLVRVPIDKVIALAGVAD is encoded by the coding sequence ATGGCGAAGAAGATGACTCAAGAGGAGTGGCGGGCGTTCGTCTCGCACTCCACCCGCACCGGAAAGCTCTCCACCGTGCGCGAGGACGGAAGTCCGCACATCGCTCCCATCTGGTTCGTGCTCGACGGCGATTCCTTCGTCTTCAACACCGGGAAGGACACCGTCAAGGGACGCAACCTCGCCCGCGACGGCCGGGTCGCGCTCTGCGTGGACGACGACCGGCCGCCCTTCTCCTTCGTCGTCCTCCAGGGCCGCGCCGAGATCAGCGGGTACACCGACGGCGCCGACGAACTGCTCGCCTGGGCCACCCGGATCGGCGCCCGCTACATGGGCGAGGAACGGGCCGAATCCTTCGGGCGCCGCAATGCCGTCCCGACCGAACTCCTCGTCAGGGTTCCGATCGACAAGGTGATCGCCCTCGCCGGTGTCGCCGACTGA
- a CDS encoding roadblock/LC7 domain-containing protein: MALDKQLDWLLDDLTRRVQQVRHAVVLSNDGLVTGASAGLAREDAEHLAAVAAGLQSLAKGSGRHFRAGEVRQTMVEYDEGALFVMAAGAGSSLCVLSAAESDIGQVAYEMTLLVNRVGEHLGVAERRITGG; encoded by the coding sequence ATGGCACTGGACAAGCAACTGGACTGGCTGTTGGACGACCTGACGCGCAGGGTCCAGCAGGTGCGGCACGCGGTGGTGCTGTCCAATGACGGCCTGGTCACGGGGGCGAGCGCGGGGCTGGCGCGGGAGGACGCGGAACACCTGGCGGCCGTTGCGGCCGGACTGCAGAGCCTTGCCAAGGGGTCCGGCCGCCACTTCCGGGCCGGTGAAGTGCGGCAGACGATGGTCGAGTACGACGAGGGAGCGCTCTTCGTCATGGCGGCGGGCGCGGGCAGCAGCCTGTGCGTGTTGAGCGCCGCCGAGTCCGACATCGGGCAGGTCGCGTACGAGATGACGCTGCTGGTCAACAGGGTGGGGGAGCACCTGGGTGTTGCGGAGCGGCGAATCACCGGCGGCTGA